The following proteins come from a genomic window of Candidatus Methylomirabilis sp.:
- a CDS encoding N-acetylneuraminate synthase family protein, producing MFERLIESAAASGADYIKMQSIFSDDLTKRERFEEGETAPDGMTKTIKRPYSAEKARLSKLDLTMDDHVWFIDKCKEVGAIPLTTIFARHRIAVVGALPWPERVVKVASYDCASWPMLRELAGYFDRFLISTGAMHDDEIRTTAALMKELGKEFSFLHCVTSYPNTLDMCHLARMSWLRTFTPEVGWSDHTLVERDGVTAAKVAIMLGADVVERHITVSAKDDTKDGPVSITPAQLKDLDEFRRLPREIQKETIERETPNWRSLLGEAQRPLGQVELLNRDYYRGRFASPDGKGGWIYNWEDRSLP from the coding sequence ATGTTCGAGAGATTGATAGAGTCTGCGGCAGCGAGTGGCGCGGACTATATCAAGATGCAGTCGATCTTCTCTGATGACCTAACAAAGCGCGAGCGCTTTGAAGAAGGCGAAACGGCACCTGACGGCATGACCAAGACGATCAAGCGTCCGTATAGCGCCGAAAAGGCCAGGCTCTCGAAGCTTGACCTGACAATGGACGACCATGTGTGGTTCATCGACAAGTGCAAGGAGGTCGGCGCTATTCCGTTGACGACCATCTTTGCGCGGCACAGAATCGCGGTGGTGGGTGCCTTGCCTTGGCCGGAGCGCGTGGTGAAAGTGGCGAGTTACGATTGCGCAAGCTGGCCGATGCTACGGGAGCTCGCCGGATATTTCGACCGCTTCCTTATTTCAACCGGCGCCATGCACGATGACGAAATACGTACGACCGCCGCGCTGATGAAGGAACTCGGTAAAGAGTTTAGTTTTCTTCACTGCGTAACAAGTTACCCCAACACGCTCGACATGTGTCATCTGGCGCGCATGAGCTGGCTTCGCACATTCACGCCGGAGGTCGGCTGGTCCGACCACACGCTCGTGGAGCGCGACGGAGTGACGGCAGCAAAGGTCGCCATCATGCTGGGCGCAGATGTTGTCGAGCGTCACATCACGGTCAGTGCCAAAGACGATACAAAGGATGGGCCGGTTTCGATAACACCGGCTCAATTGAAGGATCTCGATGAGTTTCGAAGACTTCCAAGGGAAATACAGAAGGAGACTATCGAGCGGGAGACCCCAAATTGGCGATCGCTCCTCGGTGAGGCCCAGCGCCCGTTGGGCCAGGTCGAACTTCTCAACCGGGATTACTACCGAGGACGCTTCGCGAGTCCCGACGGAAAAGGAGGCTGGATATACAACTGGGAGGATAGGAGCCTTCCATAG
- a CDS encoding acylneuraminate cytidylyltransferase family protein has product MVKGAASKEPATLLHDGTAFRIVGIIPARGGSKEVPRKNIKLLAGQPLLTYMLSSALGSRYLTRVVVSSDDDEILRVAAEYGGEDVCLKRPRELAEDDSPDVPMLQHAVREIEQRDGVTFDYVVQLHATTPFMTSADIDGAMKTLLDDPEADSGVSVFQVNSYHPIKLKKIVGNRLEQYVEQCEEKTTSRRQDFLPVYKRNGGLYASKRSVVMTLGRVWGDRVLPYVMPDHRSLEIDSPTDFLLADLLMRHIKANGDPGAL; this is encoded by the coding sequence ATGGTGAAAGGTGCCGCTTCCAAAGAACCAGCCACGCTCCTTCATGACGGAACAGCCTTCCGTATAGTCGGCATTATCCCGGCTCGGGGAGGTTCGAAGGAAGTTCCCCGGAAGAACATAAAGCTTCTTGCTGGACAGCCCTTACTTACCTATATGCTGAGTAGCGCCTTAGGCTCTCGATATCTTACACGCGTAGTCGTCTCGTCCGACGACGATGAGATCTTGCGGGTTGCGGCAGAATATGGAGGCGAGGATGTTTGCCTCAAGCGTCCGAGAGAGCTTGCCGAGGACGACTCGCCGGACGTTCCGATGCTTCAGCACGCAGTGCGCGAGATAGAACAAAGAGACGGGGTCACGTTCGATTACGTCGTCCAGCTTCACGCCACGACGCCGTTCATGACATCCGCAGATATCGACGGCGCCATGAAGACGCTTCTCGACGACCCGGAGGCCGATTCTGGCGTAAGCGTTTTTCAAGTGAATAGCTACCACCCCATCAAATTAAAGAAGATCGTCGGCAACCGGCTCGAGCAGTACGTAGAACAGTGTGAGGAAAAGACAACATCTCGGCGACAGGACTTTCTTCCTGTCTACAAGAGGAATGGCGGTCTGTATGCCTCCAAGCGCTCGGTGGTGATGACCCTCGGAAGGGTGTGGGGGGACCGGGTCTTGCCATATGTGATGCCCGACCATCGGTCACTCGAGATAGATTCCCCAACCGACTTCTTGCTTGCCGATCTCTTGATGCGGCATATTAAGGCGAACGGCGACCCTGGAGCGTTGTGA
- the asnB gene encoding asparagine synthase (glutamine-hydrolyzing), with protein sequence MCGILGAVPAVEPERFRSVLGRLSHRGPDGEGVWQDREHAILGHRRLAILDVSESASQPMQYLGRYNIVFNGEIYNFLEIRRDLEGLGHQFKSSSDTEVLVAAFAQWGPHCLNRLNGMWAFAIWDSDERRLFLSRDRMGEKPLFYSHIGHYFTFASEQKALLPYLEHVRPSARFHEMSDSSYAYEATQDCLFENIRRFPAAHYGWLTDGRLETSRYWVPLHRSVDVPAKYPNQVDCLRELLLDACRIRMRADVPIGTGLSGGIDSSAVAACIAEIGRRGAERLPADWQNAFVAGFPGTVMDESAYAEHVAHHLGISVFKLDIQPDRYIDRIEDWAYLLEEVHEVNPLPHILLYRAMREQGVVVSLDGHGGDELFCGYESSILHALPDAAPNLPALRMVLDTYRNCHPRNKHFRGMSLPEILAYLARSRVRRMRDERHGTLVDFSGKRLGSLNSHLFELVFRTVLPTLLRNYDRYSMISGVEIRIPLLDHRIVDFAFAIPWQSKIRNGFTKAILRDAVTPWLPESIVTRKDKIGFAPPIRDWMRGPLREYLLDEIASHSFTTAELIKPRQLSATIRQLVFGSRPVRLYTAEQTWKQFGIYLWEKAFIQNSKRRFGWSLG encoded by the coding sequence ATGTGTGGAATTTTGGGTGCAGTTCCTGCGGTTGAGCCGGAAAGGTTTCGAAGCGTCCTAGGACGCTTGTCGCATCGAGGGCCGGATGGTGAAGGCGTCTGGCAGGACCGTGAGCATGCTATTCTCGGCCATCGTCGGCTTGCTATTCTGGATGTTTCAGAGAGTGCATCTCAGCCGATGCAGTACCTTGGCCGTTACAACATTGTTTTTAACGGTGAGATCTATAACTTTCTAGAGATTCGCCGAGATCTCGAAGGGCTCGGCCATCAATTTAAGAGCTCTTCGGACACCGAGGTGCTGGTAGCGGCTTTCGCACAATGGGGTCCACATTGTTTAAACCGCCTCAACGGTATGTGGGCATTTGCAATTTGGGATAGCGACGAAAGGCGGTTATTTCTCTCTCGCGATCGCATGGGGGAAAAGCCACTGTTTTATTCACATATTGGACACTACTTCACGTTCGCCTCCGAGCAAAAGGCATTGCTTCCCTATCTTGAGCATGTACGCCCATCGGCCCGGTTTCACGAAATGTCGGACAGCTCGTATGCGTACGAAGCTACTCAGGATTGCCTGTTCGAAAACATCCGCAGGTTTCCGGCAGCACACTATGGGTGGTTGACGGATGGACGTCTCGAGACGAGCCGCTACTGGGTACCTCTTCATCGTAGTGTCGACGTTCCAGCGAAGTATCCAAACCAAGTCGATTGCTTGAGGGAACTGTTGCTTGATGCATGTCGAATCCGCATGCGGGCTGATGTACCCATCGGGACAGGATTGAGTGGCGGCATTGACTCGAGTGCCGTAGCTGCGTGCATAGCCGAGATCGGGCGCCGAGGCGCTGAGCGCCTGCCTGCCGATTGGCAGAACGCATTTGTCGCCGGCTTTCCGGGGACCGTCATGGACGAAAGCGCCTATGCGGAACACGTTGCTCATCACCTCGGCATCAGCGTGTTCAAGCTGGACATCCAGCCTGACCGTTACATAGATCGAATCGAGGACTGGGCCTACCTGCTCGAAGAAGTTCACGAGGTTAACCCCCTCCCGCACATCCTGCTGTACCGGGCGATGCGTGAGCAAGGCGTTGTCGTTAGCCTAGACGGCCACGGGGGTGATGAGTTGTTCTGCGGGTACGAGTCGTCGATTCTTCACGCGTTACCCGATGCCGCGCCGAATCTGCCGGCGCTGCGGATGGTTCTGGACACGTACCGGAATTGCCATCCGAGAAACAAACATTTTCGGGGCATGAGCCTGCCCGAGATCCTGGCCTATCTTGCGCGGTCGAGAGTCCGACGGATGCGTGACGAACGGCACGGGACTCTCGTAGACTTCTCAGGCAAGCGCCTCGGCAGTCTCAACTCGCACCTCTTTGAACTCGTCTTTCGCACAGTTCTTCCCACCCTGCTGCGCAACTATGATCGCTACTCGATGATCAGCGGCGTTGAGATCCGAATCCCGCTGCTCGACCATCGCATCGTCGATTTCGCCTTTGCGATTCCATGGCAATCCAAGATCAGGAATGGATTCACTAAAGCGATCTTGCGGGATGCTGTAACTCCTTGGTTACCAGAAAGCATCGTGACGCGAAAGGACAAAATCGGTTTTGCGCCACCGATTCGCGACTGGATGCGAGGGCCGCTCCGCGAATACCTCCTCGACGAAATCGCGTCACACTCATTTACGACTGCGGAGCTGATCAAGCCCCGCCAGCTCAGTGCAACTATACGGCAGCTCGTTTTCGGGAGTCGTCCGGTGAGGCTCTACACGGCGGAACAGACATGGAAGCAGTTCGGCATCTATTTGTGGGAAAAGGCCTTTATTCAAAACAGCAAACGCCGGTTCGGATGGTCTCTCGGATGA
- a CDS encoding O-antigen ligase family protein, with protein sequence MIFVIVLFGQFGLSAMAYYLHVAHPAWPFWITLYAVSGVLALVHIPQHKPTILDLYFCAFIGYVTISFFMLGESSQPEFAQRIILRIIAPYLTGRMIGRHAPLSLFSGLQVLSLLYLLLIGVELVRDPDLFQSDRLYLFTADDWDRTGGDPTSFNIGTTLGTAWIAAFAYCTYKGEQYGVPVVFRARPWLFAVEVGFPVVLLWIGSRASVVSIVLSAIILPSFTSRIFTLRKVGWLVITIAALLVFYAYLPEERRWLIDDIVVATPGGSVFERLVQLSDAGRLFLESPLFGIGATNFGLRYSGQPAEFGSPHSLFAQVLVEYGLVGAGLLALLLVKIIRTFSRQMRSQDYRARPAAWGLFGIWMFVLIQAQFIGNLFYDYHVFMLTGLFISCLHNGDRWATQLNLTQARTVAIKHALKE encoded by the coding sequence ATGATCTTCGTCATCGTGCTTTTCGGCCAATTCGGCCTTAGTGCTATGGCTTATTACCTGCACGTCGCTCATCCGGCATGGCCCTTTTGGATTACGCTCTATGCCGTTTCTGGGGTACTTGCGCTCGTGCATATCCCACAACACAAGCCAACCATCCTAGATTTATACTTTTGCGCCTTCATTGGATACGTCACTATAAGCTTCTTTATGCTTGGAGAAAGTAGCCAGCCTGAATTTGCGCAACGAATCATACTGCGAATTATTGCGCCCTATCTGACCGGTCGGATGATCGGCAGACATGCTCCGCTTTCTTTATTCAGTGGTCTACAAGTTCTATCGCTTCTATACCTATTGCTGATAGGAGTGGAACTGGTTCGAGATCCAGATTTATTTCAGTCTGACAGGCTGTATCTCTTTACCGCTGACGATTGGGACAGAACCGGCGGCGACCCGACCAGCTTTAACATTGGAACCACGCTCGGCACCGCCTGGATTGCAGCCTTTGCTTATTGCACTTATAAGGGGGAGCAGTATGGCGTCCCCGTAGTTTTCCGCGCTCGACCCTGGCTGTTCGCGGTTGAAGTTGGTTTTCCCGTGGTATTGTTGTGGATCGGGTCTCGTGCCAGTGTTGTTTCGATAGTGCTGTCTGCTATCATTCTTCCTAGTTTTACTTCTCGGATATTTACCCTAAGGAAGGTCGGTTGGTTGGTAATAACCATTGCGGCGTTACTTGTCTTTTACGCTTACCTCCCCGAAGAGAGAAGGTGGCTAATTGATGACATTGTAGTCGCTACCCCGGGAGGTTCAGTGTTCGAGCGGCTGGTGCAACTAAGCGACGCGGGGCGGCTTTTCCTGGAGTCCCCCCTCTTCGGGATTGGCGCAACAAATTTTGGATTACGATATTCCGGCCAACCGGCTGAGTTCGGGTCCCCCCACTCTCTCTTTGCGCAAGTACTCGTTGAGTATGGACTCGTCGGCGCAGGCCTACTGGCTTTGCTGCTTGTAAAGATTATTCGCACGTTCTCACGGCAGATGCGATCTCAAGACTACCGCGCGCGCCCTGCTGCGTGGGGCTTGTTTGGCATATGGATGTTCGTGCTCATCCAAGCTCAATTTATTGGTAATTTGTTCTATGATTACCATGTGTTTATGCTCACAGGCTTGTTTATTTCTTGCTTGCATAACGGGGACCGATGGGCGACTCAATTGAATCTGACTCAAGCACGCACAGTAGCGATAAAGCACGCTTTGAAGGAGTGA
- a CDS encoding SAF domain-containing protein, which yields MPVGTRLERKHLAAKKPGTGIPADQIDLVVGCRLVTEVRRGRMLKTEDLCSAEEDD from the coding sequence TTGCCCGTTGGAACACGGCTGGAGCGGAAGCACCTAGCTGCGAAGAAGCCAGGAACAGGGATTCCTGCAGATCAAATCGACCTGGTTGTTGGCTGCCGCCTTGTTACAGAGGTCAGGCGTGGACGAATGCTGAAGACTGAAGATCTTTGCTCGGCCGAAGAAGATGACTGA
- a CDS encoding methyltransferase domain-containing protein: MFDVGRLADKRILDIGCGRNKLSGAIGLDRTPFLGVDVVSNLNDGLPFADEVFEVVYSDQVLEHVSNLIGLIEEIHRILIPGGMMVAHVPYFRSSWATIDPTHVRQFTLNSLDYFVRGTYEYEGYRFSNTAFSRVERYLDWNYPSSLLRFVFTGLARRWPYRFENSILSFIYPFESMTFVLTK; the protein is encoded by the coding sequence ATCTTTGATGTGGGACGACTGGCGGATAAGCGCATTCTGGATATTGGCTGCGGGAGAAACAAGCTGTCGGGAGCCATTGGTCTGGATCGGACTCCGTTCCTGGGCGTGGATGTAGTGTCCAATCTGAACGATGGTCTTCCTTTTGCCGACGAAGTATTCGAGGTTGTCTACTCCGACCAAGTGCTCGAGCACGTTTCAAATCTGATCGGGCTAATCGAGGAGATCCACCGTATCCTCATACCAGGTGGGATGATGGTTGCCCATGTTCCGTATTTCAGGTCGAGCTGGGCTACTATCGATCCGACGCATGTGCGACAATTCACGCTGAATTCTCTCGACTATTTCGTTAGGGGGACGTACGAGTATGAGGGGTATAGATTCTCGAACACCGCTTTTTCACGGGTCGAGCGCTATCTGGACTGGAACTATCCGTCCTCGCTGCTGCGATTCGTATTCACCGGCCTAGCGCGGAGGTGGCCGTACAGGTTTGAGAACTCGATACTGTCTTTCATTTATCCGTTCGAGAGTATGACGTTTGTCCTCACAAAATGA
- a CDS encoding class I SAM-dependent methyltransferase, protein MNVFAGYARYYDLLYRDKPYGEEAEYVRRLILARVPKASVIVELGCGTGAHAEHLARTGMEVSGADVSEWMLERAVARRAAISKDVAQRLHFCRGDVRDVRLAVRADAVISLFHVMSYQSENADLQAMFSTAREHLRPGGVFIFDVWYGPAVLAERPAVRVKELEDDEVKITRIAQPTMHPSRNLVDVHYRIIACEKRTGYSSETEETHRMRYLFSPEVELLATHAGLSVIDAHEWMSGRAPGFDTWGVCFVCQA, encoded by the coding sequence ATGAACGTATTCGCAGGTTATGCCCGCTATTACGATCTCCTCTATCGTGATAAACCTTATGGGGAAGAGGCAGAGTACGTTCGTCGTTTGATCTTAGCACGTGTTCCCAAGGCTTCCGTTATCGTGGAGCTGGGCTGTGGGACTGGTGCCCATGCGGAGCATCTGGCGCGTACCGGCATGGAGGTGAGTGGTGCCGATGTGAGCGAATGGATGCTGGAGCGTGCCGTAGCGCGGCGTGCCGCCATATCAAAGGACGTAGCGCAGCGTCTGCATTTCTGCCGTGGCGATGTGCGAGATGTCAGGTTGGCTGTGCGGGCGGATGCAGTGATTTCGTTGTTTCACGTCATGAGCTACCAATCGGAAAATGCGGATCTCCAAGCGATGTTCTCTACCGCCCGTGAGCATTTGAGGCCCGGAGGGGTATTCATCTTCGATGTCTGGTATGGGCCGGCAGTCCTTGCAGAGCGGCCCGCAGTACGTGTGAAAGAGCTCGAGGACGATGAAGTGAAAATAACCAGGATTGCCCAGCCCACAATGCACCCGAGTCGAAATCTGGTTGACGTGCATTATCGTATTATCGCTTGCGAGAAGAGGACGGGGTATTCCTCGGAAACTGAGGAAACGCATCGGATGCGTTACCTTTTCTCTCCTGAGGTCGAGTTGCTGGCAACACATGCGGGATTGAGCGTTATCGATGCACATGAGTGGATGAGCGGTCGAGCCCCCGGTTTTGACACGTGGGGTGTCTGTTTTGTGTGTCAGGCATGA
- a CDS encoding nucleotide sugar dehydrogenase — protein MSGPHSGTVNVVGLGYVGCVSVACLAQAGHRVIGVDVDASKVALIQSGIPTIVEPSLDELMMEAHSRGTLSATSDLEWAVTQSDVSVVTVGTPSRLNGDLDLTHIYSVAEKIGHGLQKSQRYHAIAIRSTIKPGTCATVIEIVERSSGKRHGSDFSVVANPEFLREGSAINDYLNPPYVLLGADDARGAEAVASIYAGVNAKTMCVGITTAEIIKYVNNSWHALKVTFANEVGSICKALSIDSQEVMDIFVRDQVLNISPNYLRPGFAFGGSCLPKDLAALAALARSTGTDAPILQSIAVSNDYHIQRAIDLIKKQSQKRVGFLGLSFKAGTDDVRNSPALKIAAALLRDGYDIRIFDEAVHFSLSSGRSTASLRASLGHVAELLVATPEELLAHAEFVVVAKKDQSFEQILLGLNGRPLIDLVCMANMVRSQDSYVGLAW, from the coding sequence TTGTCCGGACCTCATAGCGGTACCGTCAACGTCGTTGGACTCGGGTACGTCGGGTGCGTCAGTGTCGCGTGTCTCGCGCAAGCGGGGCATCGGGTCATCGGCGTTGATGTCGATGCGTCAAAGGTCGCATTGATCCAGAGCGGCATCCCCACCATCGTGGAGCCGAGTTTGGACGAGTTGATGATGGAGGCGCATTCTCGCGGGACACTCAGTGCAACGAGCGACCTGGAGTGGGCTGTCACGCAATCCGATGTCTCAGTCGTCACGGTCGGGACGCCGAGCAGACTGAATGGTGATCTCGATCTGACGCACATCTACTCAGTTGCAGAGAAAATCGGGCACGGTCTTCAGAAGTCTCAACGCTATCATGCCATAGCGATCCGCTCTACTATCAAGCCCGGAACCTGCGCCACCGTTATCGAAATCGTCGAACGCTCTTCGGGCAAGCGGCATGGCAGTGATTTCTCCGTCGTGGCGAATCCCGAGTTTCTGCGCGAAGGGAGTGCGATCAACGACTACCTCAATCCGCCCTACGTCCTCCTTGGTGCTGATGACGCGCGCGGCGCAGAGGCGGTCGCGTCGATCTACGCCGGCGTAAACGCGAAGACGATGTGCGTCGGTATTACAACGGCCGAGATCATCAAGTATGTGAACAATTCCTGGCACGCGCTCAAAGTGACGTTTGCAAATGAAGTAGGCTCGATTTGTAAAGCGTTGAGCATCGATTCGCAGGAAGTTATGGATATCTTCGTCCGTGACCAGGTTCTCAACATCTCGCCGAACTACCTCCGCCCCGGGTTTGCCTTCGGGGGCTCATGCCTTCCGAAGGACCTCGCCGCCCTTGCGGCCCTCGCGCGGAGTACCGGCACTGACGCGCCGATCCTTCAGAGCATCGCGGTGAGCAATGACTATCACATCCAACGCGCGATCGATCTGATCAAGAAGCAGAGCCAGAAGCGGGTCGGCTTCCTCGGCCTAAGCTTCAAGGCAGGCACGGACGATGTGCGGAACAGCCCAGCCTTGAAGATCGCCGCGGCATTGCTTCGTGATGGCTATGACATCCGGATATTCGACGAGGCGGTGCATTTCTCGCTGTCGAGCGGTCGAAGCACGGCGTCATTGCGGGCAAGCCTTGGGCATGTCGCAGAACTTCTCGTCGCGACACCCGAGGAGCTTTTGGCGCATGCAGAGTTCGTGGTGGTTGCGAAGAAGGACCAATCCTTCGAACAGATTCTACTCGGTCTGAATGGCCGACCGCTGATTGACCTGGTCTGCATGGCTAACATGGTCAGGAGTCAAGACAGCTACGTCGGTCTCGCATGGTAG
- a CDS encoding DegT/DnrJ/EryC1/StrS family aminotransferase, whose protein sequence is MNNFIPVNEPLLDGNEKKYLNECIDSGWISSEGPFVERLERDFSARVGRRFGIAVANGSVALDAAVKALDLGSGDEVIIPAFTIISCAAAIVRAGAIPVLVDCEPDTWNMDVDEVERKITPRTRAVMAVHIYGLPVDMDALLAITQPRGIKVIEDAAEAHGQTCRGRPCGSFGEMSTFSFYPNKHVTTGEGGIIVTDDEGLAERCRSLRNLCFTPGRRFIHEELGWNFRMSNLQAALGCAQLERLDIFITRKRQMGRRYDELLADVSGIQRPLAQAAWATNIYWVYGLVLDDAVPFDADEAIRRLAALGIGCRPFFWPMHEQPVLKRMGLFARDSHLVSERLARRGFYLPSGLALTQSQIERVADAVRRMMAG, encoded by the coding sequence TTGAACAATTTTATCCCAGTCAATGAACCTCTACTTGACGGTAACGAAAAGAAATATCTTAACGAGTGTATCGACAGTGGTTGGATATCTTCGGAAGGGCCATTTGTCGAGCGGCTCGAGCGGGATTTTTCCGCCCGTGTGGGCCGACGGTTCGGAATCGCGGTAGCCAACGGTTCCGTGGCACTTGATGCTGCAGTGAAGGCGCTTGATCTCGGGTCCGGCGATGAGGTAATTATCCCTGCCTTTACCATCATTTCGTGCGCTGCTGCGATTGTGCGGGCGGGCGCAATACCTGTTCTTGTGGACTGCGAACCGGACACATGGAACATGGACGTGGACGAGGTTGAGCGGAAGATCACTCCACGCACCCGGGCCGTGATGGCTGTGCACATCTATGGGCTGCCGGTAGACATGGATGCCTTGCTGGCCATCACACAGCCTCGTGGCATCAAGGTGATCGAGGATGCCGCCGAAGCCCACGGTCAGACCTGCCGTGGCCGCCCATGTGGCAGCTTTGGCGAAATGAGCACCTTTAGCTTTTATCCCAACAAGCACGTGACCACCGGCGAGGGTGGAATTATTGTGACTGATGATGAAGGGCTTGCAGAGCGCTGCCGCAGTTTGCGTAATCTTTGTTTCACACCAGGCAGGCGCTTTATCCACGAAGAGTTGGGCTGGAACTTTCGCATGTCCAATCTGCAAGCCGCACTTGGCTGCGCTCAGCTTGAACGGCTGGATATATTTATCACACGCAAGCGACAAATGGGCCGCCGCTATGACGAGTTGCTGGCAGATGTATCGGGTATCCAGAGGCCGTTGGCTCAAGCAGCATGGGCTACAAATATTTACTGGGTGTATGGCCTGGTGCTTGATGACGCGGTGCCCTTCGATGCAGATGAAGCGATTCGGCGACTCGCTGCACTAGGGATCGGATGCCGACCGTTCTTCTGGCCCATGCATGAGCAACCGGTGTTGAAGCGAATGGGTCTATTTGCGAGAGATAGTCATCTCGTGTCAGAACGGTTGGCACGGCGCGGTTTTTACTTGCCGAGCGGCCTTGCGCTTACTCAATCGCAAATTGAGCGCGTTGCCGATGCCGTAAGACGGATGATGGCGGGATGA
- a CDS encoding glycosyltransferase family 4 protein: MTVATLGARPKILFFAPILEYPPAGGPQISVVNAVKVLHQISELHIVTTVPIDRAEAEETARFFKAHSHALVQAPTSKLSVKGKILGRLLRLFRRLAAPILAKSDGRYVVQYANAYGIDIFWVDRVLEYAFAVFAELRRLRPAAMIVGDTCSVYSRFVLRELPLVSNPLRRLKIKIRGRKKLREEHILTALADVVTAVSELDAQYFRSIAPNPDRVKLFSNVIDLRDYAADEQQVVHPDRLSLLLLGSFGHQNSPMDRAAKWMAKEVMPLVLREVPSAHLYIIGRNADKTQANLRSDAITVVGQIPSVVPFLRQAAATLVPLRFESGTRFKILESGAASVPCISTALGAEGIGVTDKVNIIIADTAEEFAAAIVRVLRDPAYARLLGRRLHDLVAERYSLDTQKREGQSIIHFLKECSLVRTS, from the coding sequence ATGACGGTGGCAACGCTCGGAGCGCGTCCCAAGATCCTTTTTTTCGCGCCAATACTTGAGTATCCACCGGCCGGTGGTCCACAGATCAGCGTTGTCAACGCTGTAAAGGTGCTCCATCAGATCTCTGAATTACATATTGTGACCACTGTGCCGATCGATCGCGCAGAGGCCGAGGAGACCGCGCGCTTCTTCAAGGCACACAGCCATGCGCTGGTGCAAGCACCCACCAGCAAGCTTTCCGTGAAGGGGAAGATCCTTGGGCGTCTTCTGCGGCTGTTCAGGCGGCTGGCGGCGCCGATCCTCGCCAAGAGTGATGGCCGCTACGTCGTCCAGTACGCCAATGCGTACGGTATAGACATCTTTTGGGTCGATCGCGTTCTCGAGTACGCCTTCGCTGTTTTCGCAGAGCTGCGACGTTTGCGGCCAGCCGCCATGATCGTCGGGGACACCTGCTCCGTCTATTCGCGCTTCGTTCTGCGTGAACTGCCGCTGGTATCAAATCCGTTGCGCCGTCTGAAGATCAAGATCAGGGGGCGGAAAAAGCTGCGAGAAGAGCACATATTGACCGCCTTGGCCGACGTCGTAACTGCGGTGTCGGAACTGGATGCGCAGTACTTCCGATCCATCGCGCCAAACCCCGATCGCGTCAAGTTGTTCTCGAACGTCATTGACCTGCGCGACTACGCGGCCGATGAACAACAAGTTGTACATCCCGATCGGCTGTCATTACTCTTGCTCGGCTCCTTTGGTCATCAGAACAGTCCGATGGATCGGGCTGCGAAATGGATGGCCAAAGAGGTTATGCCGCTGGTGCTGCGTGAAGTGCCATCCGCTCACCTTTATATCATCGGACGGAATGCCGATAAGACGCAGGCGAACTTACGCAGCGACGCGATAACGGTGGTCGGGCAGATTCCGTCGGTGGTTCCCTTTCTCCGTCAGGCGGCAGCGACCCTCGTTCCGCTAAGATTTGAGTCCGGAACGCGATTTAAGATTCTCGAGTCCGGTGCTGCATCCGTACCTTGCATATCTACGGCCCTCGGTGCGGAGGGTATCGGCGTCACGGATAAAGTGAATATAATTATCGCCGACACTGCCGAGGAGTTTGCCGCCGCGATAGTGAGAGTATTGCGAGATCCCGCGTATGCGCGGCTCCTGGGGCGTCGACTGCACGACCTGGTGGCGGAGCGATACAGTCTCGACACGCAAAAGCGTGAGGGGCAGTCAATCATTCATTTCTTAAAGGAGTGTAGTCTTGTCCGGACCTCATAG